One genomic window of Desulfurella sp. includes the following:
- a CDS encoding 2-oxoacid:acceptor oxidoreductase family protein → MKIVLLGRGGEGVLYLSRLIIKSFDGQNILSSEIHGMAKKGGLVEVHLKIGDYKSPIIGYRKADLVVLLNNSLKKLAYLYSQNIIFLSEKEQEYILKSNPKMLNIYMFAKLAKILNIDYQKAISLINKNDTEFFNKGFNNDIQ, encoded by the coding sequence ATGAAAATTGTTTTACTGGGAAGGGGCGGTGAAGGTGTACTTTACCTATCAAGGCTGATTATTAAATCGTTTGATGGTCAAAATATACTATCAAGCGAGATACATGGTATGGCAAAAAAAGGTGGTCTTGTAGAGGTACACTTAAAAATTGGTGATTATAAAAGCCCAATTATTGGATATAGAAAAGCTGATTTGGTTGTTTTATTAAACAACTCACTCAAAAAGCTTGCTTATTTATATTCGCAAAATATTATATTTTTGTCTGAAAAAGAACAGGAATATATTTTAAAATCCAACCCAAAAATGTTAAATATTTACATGTTTGCCAAATTAGCAAAGATATTAAATATTGATTATCAAAAAGCCATTAGTTTAATTAATAAAAATGATACAGAATTTTTTAACAAGGGGTTTAATAATGATATTCAATGA
- a CDS encoding phenylacetate--CoA ligase family protein, whose amino-acid sequence MIFNEHFETMPQEEIQKLQLDRLKQTLSLIKNSNSSLKSKYDSIEPYDIKSLDDLKKLPFTTKEELREAYPLNHITYTDKIVRIHTSSGTTGTPVINAMSQTDVENWAEIVARCFYAAGVDKKDRIQIMPSFGLFNGGFGFHFGAQKIGAFIIPMGAGRTLLQLKFIKDFQTTAICSIASYPQRLIEVANQNNFDFSKTNLRVAILGAETWSDELRARIESQMRVKTFDIIGMTETGGVGMGIDCEAKSGIHIWEDHYIAEIVDPNTLNPLDDGKEGELVITTLTREGLPLIRYRTKDITKIVSRDKCDCGRTHLRVSRLKGRTDDMLKVKGVNFYPSQIEQILLQYETIGPYYQIVLENTKGKDEITIILEKTNGFSSEARNRLENALYDLLGFHCILQIVPENTIQRMPGKMVRVIDKRQK is encoded by the coding sequence ATGATATTCAATGAACATTTTGAGACAATGCCTCAAGAAGAGATCCAAAAACTTCAGCTTGATCGCTTAAAACAAACGCTTTCTTTAATAAAAAACTCTAACTCATCTCTTAAATCAAAGTATGATTCAATTGAACCATATGACATAAAAAGCCTTGATGACTTAAAAAAATTACCTTTTACAACAAAAGAAGAACTCAGAGAAGCCTACCCTCTAAATCATATAACCTATACAGACAAAATAGTAAGAATACATACAAGCTCAGGCACAACAGGTACGCCTGTAATAAATGCTATGAGCCAGACCGATGTGGAAAATTGGGCAGAAATTGTTGCAAGGTGTTTTTATGCAGCTGGCGTTGACAAAAAAGATAGAATCCAGATAATGCCATCTTTTGGTTTGTTTAATGGCGGGTTTGGTTTTCATTTTGGAGCTCAAAAAATTGGAGCTTTTATAATACCAATGGGTGCAGGTAGGACTCTACTCCAGCTTAAATTCATAAAAGATTTTCAAACAACTGCCATTTGCTCAATTGCTTCATACCCGCAAAGACTTATAGAAGTTGCAAACCAAAACAACTTTGATTTTTCTAAAACAAATTTACGCGTAGCCATTTTGGGAGCAGAGACATGGTCAGATGAACTTAGGGCTCGCATTGAAAGTCAGATGAGGGTTAAAACATTTGATATTATAGGCATGACGGAAACTGGTGGTGTTGGCATGGGTATTGATTGTGAGGCAAAATCTGGCATACATATATGGGAAGATCACTATATTGCAGAAATTGTAGACCCAAATACACTAAATCCCCTTGATGATGGAAAAGAAGGCGAGCTTGTTATCACAACTCTAACAAGGGAAGGTTTGCCACTAATAAGGTATCGTACAAAAGATATAACAAAAATTGTTTCAAGAGATAAGTGCGATTGCGGAAGGACACACTTAAGAGTTTCTCGACTAAAAGGACGCACGGATGATATGCTAAAAGTTAAAGGTGTTAATTTTTATCCATCTCAAATTGAACAGATTTTACTTCAGTATGAAACAATTGGCCCATATTATCAAATTGTGCTTGAAAATACAAAAGGTAAAGATGAGATTACAATAATTTTAGAAAAAACAAATGGTTTTTCATCTGAAGCAAGAAATAGGCTGGAAAACGCTCTCTATGATTTATTGGGTTTTCATTGTATATTGCAAATTGTTCCAGAAAATACAATACAAAGAATGCCAGGCAAAATGGTAAGAGTTATTGACAAAAGACAGAAATAA
- a CDS encoding PLD nuclease N-terminal domain-containing protein, whose protein sequence is MGLFEGFFVMGLLSLIAVVLWIYALIDILKNDFKDGLTKVIWLVLVIVLPFLGSILYFFIGRNQKLKND, encoded by the coding sequence ATGGGATTATTTGAAGGTTTTTTTGTTATGGGTTTATTATCATTAATTGCAGTCGTATTGTGGATTTATGCTTTAATAGATATACTAAAAAATGATTTTAAAGACGGATTAACCAAAGTCATCTGGCTTGTTCTTGTTATCGTTTTACCTTTTTTGGGATCAATTTTGTATTTTTTTATTGGCAGAAACCAAAAGCTAAAAAATGATTAA
- a CDS encoding cytochrome b N-terminal domain-containing protein — MLKKQDITYYIGWLTLAFLGISIISGVMLLYRYDPTTFKTAQDSLFLIEDAYRYGWLIRSAHFYSSELFFIFLIIHTIWHVQIDDYVGKKYIYWFALSAILLVSFFEMFTGFVLRANNESDSASLIMQHIILSVPFLGQYIASLFYSQQYPSLYFYFYHISILPIILILLNYYHIKRMFTNFENTLIAFFVTVLLSALLPISAPFDIVSSAKRPIIWGPWFFWPIQESLIYIAPFIAGIILPFFGLLSFALLPTQKGPILKRLFLFGFVLYFVMIFYIMIFRQ; from the coding sequence ATGTTAAAAAAACAGGATATTACATATTATATTGGCTGGCTTACGCTGGCTTTTTTAGGTATATCAATAATATCTGGTGTAATGCTGCTTTACAGGTATGATCCTACAACATTTAAAACTGCACAGGATAGTCTATTTTTGATTGAAGATGCTTATAGGTATGGATGGTTGATCCGGTCAGCCCATTTTTACTCAAGTGAGCTTTTTTTCATTTTTCTAATAATTCATACGATATGGCATGTGCAGATAGATGATTATGTAGGTAAAAAATACATATACTGGTTTGCTTTGAGTGCAATACTTCTGGTATCTTTTTTTGAAATGTTTACTGGCTTTGTGTTGAGAGCCAACAATGAAAGTGATTCTGCTTCACTTATTATGCAGCATATTATTTTATCTGTGCCTTTTTTAGGTCAGTATATTGCCAGTTTATTTTATTCTCAGCAGTATCCTTCTTTGTACTTTTATTTTTACCATATTAGTATATTGCCTATTATACTTATCTTACTTAACTATTACCATATAAAGCGCATGTTTACAAACTTTGAAAATACACTAATAGCTTTTTTTGTAACTGTTTTGCTAAGTGCTTTGCTACCTATCAGTGCTCCTTTTGATATAGTATCAAGCGCGAAAAGGCCAATTATATGGGGCCCATGGTTTTTTTGGCCAATCCAGGAAAGTTTGATATATATAGCTCCTTTTATTGCGGGTATAATACTTCCTTTTTTTGGTTTACTGTCTTTTGCTTTATTGCCAACTCAAAAAGGCCCTATTTTGAAGCGTTTATTTTTATTTGGTTTTGTTTTGTATTTTGTTATGATTTTTTATATAATGATTTTTAGACAATGA
- a CDS encoding phosphomannomutase/phosphoglucomutase: MIVDDSIFREYDIRGIVGENLDEQFACTLGQAFAAHLKKAFKKEDLTVSIGYDARLSSKKLFNALCYGLNYRGVKVIDIGLVATPVAYFSLFNLHVDGGIMITASHNPPQYNGFKLSVGKNTIFGEEIQTIKEIMKSIDAIEIGKPEFSTYDIIKDYTTYMLNKFRQLKELPNKPKVVLDAGNGTGGFIAYPILKELDFDVIGLFIEPDGTFPNHHPDPTVEENLKELKKTLKDNSFDIGIGFDGDADRIGVILKNEETMYGDQLLLLFAQHILKEHKGATIIGEVKCSQVLYDKIEQAGGKAIMWKAGHSLIKAKMKEEKALLGGEMSGHIFFADRYFGYDDAIYVSLRLLEILAKERIDLQKWKNDLPKTFNTPEIRIDCPEDKKVLVTKEIEDYYIKNKEKYAITNIITIDGIRFNTKNGWGLVRSSNTQPALVLRFEANSPENLEKLKNDTLNIVKKTIESV, translated from the coding sequence ATGATAGTTGACGATAGTATTTTTAGAGAATATGATATCAGAGGCATAGTAGGTGAAAACTTAGATGAGCAGTTTGCTTGCACACTTGGGCAGGCATTTGCAGCGCATCTAAAAAAAGCTTTTAAAAAAGAAGACTTAACAGTTAGTATTGGTTATGATGCAAGGCTTAGCTCAAAAAAATTATTTAATGCTTTGTGCTATGGGCTTAATTACAGGGGAGTAAAAGTTATAGATATAGGCCTTGTTGCTACGCCTGTTGCGTATTTTTCGCTGTTTAATTTGCATGTTGATGGCGGTATAATGATAACTGCCTCCCACAACCCACCCCAGTATAACGGCTTTAAATTAAGTGTTGGCAAAAATACTATTTTTGGTGAAGAAATTCAAACTATAAAAGAAATTATGAAATCTATCGATGCCATTGAAATAGGAAAGCCCGAATTTAGCACATACGATATAATAAAAGATTATACAACATACATGTTGAACAAATTTAGACAATTAAAAGAATTGCCAAATAAGCCGAAAGTTGTGTTAGATGCAGGTAATGGTACAGGTGGTTTTATAGCTTACCCCATACTTAAAGAATTGGATTTTGATGTTATTGGCCTTTTTATTGAACCAGACGGTACGTTTCCAAATCATCACCCAGATCCAACTGTTGAGGAAAATCTTAAAGAACTTAAAAAAACATTAAAAGATAATTCTTTTGATATTGGCATTGGCTTTGATGGAGATGCTGATAGAATAGGTGTTATATTAAAAAATGAAGAAACTATGTATGGAGACCAACTATTGTTGCTTTTTGCCCAGCATATTTTAAAAGAACACAAGGGTGCAACAATTATTGGCGAAGTTAAATGTTCTCAAGTGCTATATGACAAAATTGAGCAAGCAGGTGGAAAAGCTATTATGTGGAAAGCAGGTCACTCTTTAATTAAAGCAAAAATGAAAGAAGAAAAAGCTTTGCTTGGCGGTGAAATGAGTGGGCATATATTTTTTGCCGATAGGTATTTTGGTTATGATGATGCAATATATGTATCATTGAGATTGCTTGAGATTTTAGCAAAAGAACGCATAGATTTACAAAAATGGAAAAATGATTTGCCAAAAACATTTAATACGCCAGAAATAAGAATAGACTGCCCAGAAGACAAAAAGGTACTTGTTACGAAAGAAATTGAAGATTACTACATAAAAAACAAAGAAAAATATGCTATAACAAATATAATAACAATTGATGGTATAAGGTTCAATACAAAAAACGGCTGGGGGCTTGTGCGCTCAAGCAATACGCAACCCGCACTTGTATTGAGATTTGAAGCAAATAGTCCAGAAAATTTAGAAAAACTAAAAAATGATACGCTAAATATTGTTAAAAAGACAATTGAATCCGTCTAA
- a CDS encoding HU family DNA-binding protein: protein MTKNEFVKVLAKKTNISQEKAKEFLDATLSTIVETLKSGESVLFTGFGSFYVSNRAQRKGRNPQTGEAITIPAFKLPAFKVGAVFKEEVNKKEKPASKGKKK, encoded by the coding sequence ATGACAAAGAACGAGTTTGTAAAAGTATTGGCTAAGAAAACCAATATTTCTCAGGAAAAAGCGAAAGAATTCTTAGATGCTACTCTATCTACAATAGTGGAAACACTTAAATCTGGCGAGAGCGTTCTTTTTACAGGCTTTGGTAGTTTTTATGTATCAAATAGAGCTCAAAGAAAAGGTAGGAACCCGCAAACTGGCGAAGCAATAACCATCCCTGCTTTTAAATTGCCTGCATTTAAGGTTGGCGCTGTGTTTAAAGAAGAAGTAAATAAGAAAGAAAAACCTGCTTCTAAAGGAAAGAAAAAGTAA
- a CDS encoding 6-hydroxymethylpterin diphosphokinase MptE-like protein yields MLEKNASVIDKKATYLKQLLKNIQPKPIQTNVEIYTKPQIRREDVVVLTGFGSGYIAKCLIEDFPKNTIICYETDLEGLKYVLDNVDVSDCFVHDNFFFFASDEENIENTITATFNLFVGKFNFGNLQIITNPLLEPSKSQKINDIIQKLYTPILLNRNTLLLKSQYIIENIVKNISDVGLGFSLDYLKNKAKGKPTLIVASGPSLSNDIETIKKYRDKFIVIAVDSVINILKQHDIKPDIICGLDYQQVTLEKYSPLMKKAQADDSIFVFEPAIFYQIPKLFKNKIYKTEENSFLELLDIKPNYEVFPINAVTHLAVNVAYILGANPIIFVGQDWAYTKAQHHAKGTILPQGLPEKLIWVKGNYEEKVPTDENLFSGLTIMSEIANFLTSKGIQVINATSGGAYIENTQIEKLEEFAKTIKKNTSISIKFNKKPSLSTYIKKLKNILLEMNKAIHKADKALKINQNIQKTYEKTKNMEKIRSKVEESNKINNELYNNPVMTKFVFFYYFQEFYNYFKEEIDIENQTLEKRLEQSNKYFELIKTLTQNLTELVQKTIKYLELKNAFLQKFEENVKNNDKLFELLMNCYDFGDIYFGLEILDKINIENNSKLIFAKAKLLSNYRYFHKHAVELYEKAIELDPDFELARNELAVEKYKIISHLILAKDAILNRNDFITAKRLIERAKDYDPDNERTIQWLSMINNLEQMQTMQERQKVIKEQLKIEGTIPEYDKAIELLKQNKIDEAYSVLENLNKKYPAFGDALFLMGSILIDKKDFDKAHDLLTQAKNLIPYHPFVYVALAKIYMSKEIYDKAKEALETALSLNPALKDEIGENLGDLYYEFGEYEKALSLYESHLQITQDKIKLLMKIALCYKGLGLIQSYNQILSKLQELSTNA; encoded by the coding sequence ATGTTAGAAAAAAATGCATCGGTTATTGATAAAAAAGCTACATACTTAAAACAGTTACTTAAAAATATACAGCCAAAACCAATACAAACAAATGTAGAAATCTATACAAAACCACAAATTAGGCGCGAAGATGTGGTAGTATTGACTGGTTTTGGAAGTGGATATATTGCAAAGTGCCTGATTGAAGATTTTCCAAAAAATACAATTATTTGCTATGAAACGGATTTAGAAGGCCTAAAATATGTGCTTGACAATGTTGATGTATCGGACTGTTTTGTACATGATAATTTCTTTTTCTTTGCAAGCGACGAAGAAAACATAGAAAATACCATAACTGCAACATTTAATTTATTTGTCGGAAAATTTAACTTTGGAAATCTCCAGATCATTACAAACCCACTTTTAGAACCATCAAAATCTCAAAAAATTAATGATATTATTCAAAAGCTATATACCCCGATACTATTAAACCGAAACACACTTTTATTAAAATCTCAGTACATAATAGAAAACATAGTAAAAAATATATCAGACGTTGGATTGGGTTTTAGTCTGGATTATTTAAAAAATAAAGCCAAAGGTAAACCTACACTTATTGTTGCATCTGGTCCATCTCTATCAAACGATATAGAAACAATAAAAAAATATCGTGATAAGTTTATTGTAATCGCAGTTGATTCTGTAATTAATATTCTAAAGCAACACGATATAAAACCAGATATTATATGCGGTCTTGACTACCAACAGGTTACACTTGAAAAATACTCCCCTTTAATGAAAAAAGCTCAAGCTGACGATAGTATCTTTGTATTTGAGCCAGCTATATTTTATCAAATACCAAAACTGTTCAAAAACAAAATTTACAAAACAGAAGAAAATAGCTTTTTAGAATTACTAGACATAAAACCCAACTACGAAGTGTTTCCCATTAATGCTGTAACACACCTGGCTGTAAATGTTGCCTATATTCTTGGTGCAAATCCTATTATATTTGTTGGTCAGGATTGGGCATACACCAAAGCCCAGCATCACGCAAAAGGCACTATTTTGCCTCAGGGTCTTCCAGAAAAACTAATCTGGGTAAAAGGCAATTATGAAGAAAAGGTGCCAACAGATGAAAATCTATTTTCAGGTCTTACCATAATGTCTGAGATTGCAAATTTTTTAACCTCAAAAGGCATCCAGGTTATAAATGCAACAAGTGGTGGTGCATACATTGAAAATACGCAAATAGAAAAACTTGAAGAATTTGCCAAAACAATCAAAAAAAATACTTCTATATCAATAAAGTTCAATAAGAAACCATCCCTATCCACCTATATAAAAAAATTAAAAAATATACTTTTAGAAATGAATAAAGCAATTCATAAAGCAGATAAAGCTCTAAAGATAAACCAAAACATACAAAAAACATATGAAAAAACTAAAAATATGGAAAAAATCAGATCAAAAGTAGAAGAATCCAATAAAATCAATAATGAATTATACAACAACCCTGTAATGACCAAATTTGTATTTTTTTACTATTTTCAAGAATTTTACAATTATTTCAAAGAAGAAATTGACATAGAAAACCAAACTCTGGAAAAAAGATTAGAACAGTCAAATAAATACTTTGAATTAATAAAAACTCTCACTCAAAACCTGACCGAGCTTGTTCAAAAAACAATTAAATACCTTGAACTAAAAAATGCTTTTTTGCAAAAATTTGAAGAAAATGTAAAAAACAATGATAAATTGTTTGAATTACTGATGAACTGCTATGATTTTGGCGATATATACTTTGGTCTTGAAATATTAGATAAAATAAATATAGAAAACAATTCAAAACTCATATTTGCAAAGGCAAAACTTTTATCAAACTACAGATATTTTCACAAACATGCGGTGGAATTGTATGAAAAAGCCATTGAGCTTGACCCGGATTTTGAGTTAGCCAGAAACGAGCTTGCTGTTGAGAAGTACAAAATTATTTCTCATCTCATTCTTGCAAAAGATGCTATTTTAAATAGAAATGATTTTATTACTGCAAAAAGACTCATAGAAAGAGCAAAAGATTATGACCCAGACAATGAGCGCACCATACAGTGGCTATCAATGATAAACAACTTAGAACAAATGCAAACAATGCAAGAGCGCCAAAAGGTAATAAAAGAACAGCTCAAAATCGAAGGTACTATACCCGAATACGATAAAGCCATTGAATTATTAAAACAAAATAAAATTGATGAAGCCTACAGTGTGCTTGAAAATCTAAACAAAAAATACCCAGCTTTTGGTGATGCGCTTTTTTTAATGGGAAGCATTTTAATCGATAAAAAAGATTTTGATAAAGCTCATGATTTGCTTACTCAGGCAAAAAACCTTATTCCGTACCATCCATTTGTTTATGTTGCACTTGCAAAAATTTATATGTCAAAAGAAATCTATGATAAAGCCAAGGAAGCATTAGAAACTGCATTGAGTCTAAATCCTGCCTTAAAAGACGAAATTGGAGAAAATCTTGGAGATTTGTATTACGAGTTTGGTGAGTACGAAAAGGCTTTATCACTTTATGAATCACACCTGCAAATAACTCAAGATAAAATAAAATTACTTATGAAAATAGCACTATGCTATAAAGGTTTGGGATTGATCCAAAGCTACAATCAGATTTTATCAAAACTGCAAGAACTGTCAACAAATGCCTAA
- a CDS encoding thiamine pyrophosphate-dependent enzyme: MLEILSGNEAIAQALLESNVRFASAYPGTPSSEILRYCLYLKSKYNLNAYIEWSVNEKVALEEALSASFTGIDSAFFCKQVGLNVALDPLMSASLVGTQGAFVVVVADDPGPYSSQTEQDSRMLAFFAKIPVFDPSDIKEAYDFSKKAIELSRAYRLPVMLRTTTRISHGRQNIIVQDNIENIVLNANFQKDPARFAATPKLRFILHKKLNEKLSDIALKNTIKYDFSGSILIVSSGLVYSNLYELIQEYKLQNKVTLAKIDMPYPLPNIDLSRFEKTIAVEETYPLIELQLNTQGRRNNIVPKEGELSMDVCEQILYNIGVLDSFVPVNIDFKDKPPSLCPGCAHRSAFFEIKQVYKNAIFAGDIGCYTLGVNLGVTDTVFCMGASVSFAFGFNKAFKLSDKNQHVVAIIGDSTFFHTGLSALIDAIHNNAAFLLVILDNSTVAMTGNQKTPSSSLSSLGEIAKPISIEKIVRSLDIGFLEIVDPYDFQKSIEVLKLSKDYIEKNSSIAVIIFRHLCVNTDEGLKNNPIIKVFVDNDCKGCKLCIDEFECQSLIFNEDTKQVEIDRKTCIDCAQCIYSCPFGSIKVLK, encoded by the coding sequence ATGTTAGAGATTTTGTCTGGCAATGAAGCGATAGCTCAGGCGCTTTTAGAGAGCAATGTGAGATTTGCAAGTGCTTATCCCGGAACGCCTTCAAGTGAGATTTTGCGCTATTGCCTATATTTAAAATCCAAATACAATTTGAATGCTTATATAGAGTGGTCTGTAAATGAAAAAGTAGCGTTAGAAGAAGCTCTAAGCGCTAGCTTTACTGGGATTGACTCAGCTTTTTTTTGCAAGCAGGTAGGTCTTAATGTTGCGCTTGACCCATTGATGAGCGCTTCTCTTGTAGGCACACAAGGAGCTTTTGTGGTTGTTGTAGCAGATGACCCTGGGCCTTATTCTTCACAAACCGAACAGGACTCTCGTATGTTAGCTTTTTTTGCCAAAATACCCGTTTTTGATCCTTCAGATATCAAAGAAGCCTATGATTTTTCAAAGAAAGCTATTGAGTTAAGCAGAGCTTATAGACTGCCAGTAATGCTTAGAACCACAACGCGCATATCGCATGGAAGGCAAAATATTATTGTGCAAGATAATATTGAAAATATTGTCTTGAATGCAAACTTTCAAAAAGATCCAGCAAGGTTTGCGGCAACGCCTAAACTAAGGTTTATATTGCATAAAAAATTAAATGAAAAACTATCCGATATTGCTTTAAAAAACACAATAAAGTACGATTTTTCAGGTAGTATTTTAATTGTATCAAGTGGTTTGGTCTATAGTAACCTATATGAGCTAATACAAGAATACAAACTACAAAACAAAGTTACACTTGCCAAAATAGATATGCCCTATCCTTTGCCAAATATTGATCTGTCAAGATTTGAAAAAACTATAGCAGTTGAGGAAACCTATCCATTAATAGAGTTACAGCTAAATACACAAGGCAGAAGAAACAATATTGTGCCAAAAGAAGGCGAACTCAGCATGGATGTTTGTGAACAAATTTTGTACAATATTGGTGTTTTAGATTCTTTTGTGCCAGTTAACATTGATTTTAAAGACAAACCGCCTTCTTTGTGCCCGGGTTGTGCCCATAGAAGCGCTTTTTTTGAGATAAAGCAAGTTTATAAAAATGCAATTTTTGCCGGTGATATAGGATGTTACACGCTTGGTGTAAATTTAGGCGTAACAGATACTGTTTTCTGTATGGGCGCAAGTGTATCTTTTGCTTTTGGTTTTAATAAAGCATTTAAACTCTCCGACAAAAACCAGCATGTAGTAGCAATCATTGGTGATTCAACATTTTTTCATACAGGACTGAGCGCCTTGATTGATGCAATTCATAATAACGCTGCATTTTTGCTTGTTATACTTGATAATTCTACAGTTGCCATGACAGGTAATCAAAAAACACCATCAAGTTCGTTGAGTTCTCTTGGCGAGATAGCAAAACCTATATCTATAGAAAAAATAGTTAGAAGTTTAGATATTGGTTTTTTAGAAATTGTCGATCCGTATGATTTTCAAAAAAGCATTGAGGTACTAAAATTATCAAAAGATTATATTGAAAAAAATTCTTCAATAGCTGTTATTATATTTAGACATTTATGTGTCAATACAGATGAAGGTTTAAAAAATAACCCAATTATTAAAGTTTTTGTGGATAATGATTGCAAGGGCTGTAAATTATGTATCGATGAGTTTGAGTGTCAATCGCTTATATTCAATGAAGATACCAAACAGGTGGAAATTGATAGAAAAACATGCATCGATTGTGCTCAGTGTATATATAGTTGCCCGTTTGGCTCCATAAAGGTACTAAAATGA
- a CDS encoding sulfide-dependent adenosine diphosphate thiazole synthase produces the protein MALDERIISKAIIERYSQKLLSQLDCDCVIVGGGPAGLICGYELAKNGFKVTLFDKRLSVGGGMWGGAMMFNEIVVQEDVKAILDEFGIKTVLYEPNYYTADSIEAISTLISKTVKAGVKIFNGIEIEDVVLKKVDGQYRVGGVVINWTTVNMASLPVDPIVVSASFTVDATGHDAHLAQTLVRKAGVKLNTDSGDVPGEKPMWADVGEQDTVNHTKEIYNGLYVCGMAANACSGAHRMGPIFGGMLNSGKKCASLILEKWGKK, from the coding sequence ATGGCATTGGATGAAAGGATTATTTCTAAGGCGATTATTGAGCGCTACAGTCAAAAACTATTATCACAGCTTGATTGCGATTGTGTTATTGTTGGCGGTGGTCCTGCAGGGTTAATTTGCGGTTATGAGCTTGCAAAAAACGGCTTTAAAGTTACACTATTTGATAAAAGATTATCTGTAGGCGGCGGTATGTGGGGTGGCGCTATGATGTTTAATGAAATAGTTGTCCAAGAAGATGTCAAAGCCATACTTGATGAGTTTGGTATAAAAACGGTTTTATATGAGCCAAACTACTATACAGCAGACTCTATAGAAGCTATTTCAACACTCATATCAAAAACAGTTAAAGCTGGCGTAAAAATATTTAATGGTATAGAAATAGAAGATGTAGTGCTAAAAAAAGTCGATGGGCAATACAGGGTAGGTGGCGTTGTAATAAACTGGACTACCGTTAATATGGCGAGTTTGCCAGTTGACCCCATAGTTGTTAGCGCAAGCTTTACAGTAGATGCCACGGGCCACGATGCACATTTAGCTCAAACACTTGTTAGAAAAGCTGGTGTAAAGCTAAATACAGATTCAGGCGATGTGCCTGGTGAAAAACCCATGTGGGCAGATGTTGGAGAACAAGATACAGTTAACCATACAAAAGAAATATACAATGGTCTTTATGTGTGCGGTATGGCTGCAAATGCTTGCTCTGGTGCTCACAGAATGGGTCCTATATTTGGCGGTATGCTAAACTCTGGTAAAAAATGCGCTTCTTTAATATTGGAAAAGTGGGGCAAAAAATGA